The following are from one region of the Methyloprofundus sedimenti genome:
- a CDS encoding SRPBCC family protein, giving the protein MKKISILAFFLFLFSAVSYAHGPVRGKMTATVEIDAPADKVWDVIKNFDDMSWHPGIKSTEGTGGNEKGATRILTLADGGTITEFLKNYDAKKMSYTYKITDMSVVKTIQHAGQEEDVPVLAVDNYQGKLTVSSKGSGSVVTWVATYYRGYMNNNPPEELNEETADEQVTAVLKAGLTSLLHTFEPNTLPTEITFEMKR; this is encoded by the coding sequence ATGAAAAAAATTTCTATACTCGCATTTTTCTTGTTTTTATTTAGCGCAGTTTCTTATGCTCATGGCCCTGTTAGAGGAAAAATGACGGCTACAGTGGAAATTGATGCACCAGCAGATAAAGTATGGGACGTAATCAAAAATTTTGATGATATGTCATGGCACCCTGGCATTAAAAGTACCGAAGGAACTGGAGGCAATGAAAAAGGTGCGACACGTATTCTAACATTGGCAGATGGTGGCACAATTACAGAATTTTTAAAAAATTATGATGCAAAGAAAATGTCATACACTTATAAAATTACTGATATGAGTGTTGTGAAGACGATTCAGCACGCTGGTCAGGAAGAAGATGTACCGGTACTTGCAGTTGATAACTATCAGGGAAAACTGACAGTCAGCAGCAAAGGTAGCGGATCAGTCGTAACATGGGTAGCGACTTATTACCGTGGTTATATGAACAATAACCCACCTGAAGAATTAAATGAAGAAACTGCGGATGAGCAAGTGACAGCTGTATTAAAAGCAGGTTTAACTAGCTTGTTACATACGTTTGAGCCAAATACATTGCCTACTGAAATTACATTTGAAATGAAAAGATAA
- a CDS encoding lytic transglycosylase: protein MQKFNRRFSVVFFSTLVFVQGCSVKNSHRVENIEQNEPINELARKSGVKRPSVSKKAKKAKKNFAQSNDSWQYLISMFAIPDVDDALIEKQVDWYLAHPKYIETIQKRAEPYIYNIIKQVEEKGLPGEIALLPAVESGFKAHAYSRASASGLWQFMPATGKFYGLDQNWWYDGRRDVYASTDAATTYLQELGETFDNDWLLALASYNAGVGTVSRSVKRNAAKNEETDFWSLDLPRETKNYVPRLLALAKIFANAEYYGVNLKTQTHKPAFMAVNIGSQLELSKAAQLSNTTVEELFHLNPGLSRGYTPPQGPHRLLIPVENVELFKKNLAALPVNERVHWQRHKVKAGENLAAIARHYNTQVTAIREVNQLDNNNILAGNHLLIPVSRKQTAQNPFTQVKQKTGTYKKSVYTVKAGDSLWGIAKKLGLLSKDIAQWNHIELDNTLSLGQSLVIKQPTNNARHSTHNTAVKYTVRSGDSLYAISEKFKVSVAELRKWNTTALGKYLKPGQTLTIKFDG from the coding sequence ATGCAAAAATTTAATAGACGATTCTCCGTTGTGTTTTTTTCAACCCTGGTTTTTGTGCAGGGTTGTAGTGTTAAAAATTCACATCGGGTAGAAAATATTGAACAAAATGAGCCTATTAATGAGCTAGCACGTAAATCCGGGGTTAAAAGACCCTCCGTATCAAAAAAAGCAAAAAAAGCAAAAAAGAACTTTGCCCAGTCTAATGACAGCTGGCAATATCTGATATCAATGTTTGCCATTCCAGACGTTGATGATGCCCTGATCGAAAAGCAAGTAGACTGGTATTTAGCTCACCCCAAATATATTGAAACCATTCAAAAACGGGCAGAACCCTATATATACAATATTATTAAACAGGTAGAAGAAAAAGGCTTACCCGGTGAAATTGCCTTACTACCAGCTGTTGAAAGTGGCTTTAAAGCGCATGCTTATTCACGGGCAAGCGCTTCAGGTTTATGGCAGTTTATGCCGGCTACAGGCAAGTTTTATGGTCTGGATCAAAACTGGTGGTACGATGGCCGTCGCGATGTCTATGCTTCCACAGACGCTGCAACAACTTATTTACAAGAACTAGGCGAAACTTTTGATAATGATTGGCTACTTGCCCTCGCTTCCTACAATGCCGGAGTAGGAACTGTAAGCAGATCGGTCAAACGAAATGCCGCAAAGAATGAAGAAACTGACTTCTGGTCATTAGACTTACCCAGAGAAACTAAAAATTACGTCCCCCGTCTACTGGCACTGGCTAAAATCTTCGCAAATGCTGAATATTATGGCGTTAACTTAAAAACTCAAACGCATAAACCGGCCTTTATGGCAGTCAATATAGGCTCTCAACTTGAACTGTCAAAAGCCGCTCAGTTATCTAATACGACAGTAGAGGAGTTATTTCATTTAAACCCGGGTCTTAGCCGAGGTTACACACCTCCGCAGGGACCACACCGTTTATTGATTCCCGTTGAAAATGTCGAGCTGTTTAAAAAGAATTTGGCTGCACTACCTGTAAATGAGCGGGTACACTGGCAAAGACATAAGGTTAAAGCTGGTGAAAATCTGGCTGCGATTGCGCGACACTATAATACACAGGTAACAGCTATTCGCGAAGTCAATCAATTGGATAATAATAATATCCTTGCGGGTAACCATCTGCTTATTCCAGTCTCACGCAAGCAAACTGCTCAAAACCCGTTTACGCAAGTCAAGCAAAAAACAGGTACTTATAAAAAGTCTGTCTATACAGTAAAAGCAGGCGACAGCCTATGGGGTATTGCCAAAAAACTGGGACTACTTAGCAAAGACATTGCACAATGGAACCATATTGAACTTGATAATACCTTGTCCTTAGGACAAAGTTTAGTTATCAAACAACCCACGAACAATGCACGGCATTCTACACACAATACTGCAGTGAAGTACACTGTTCGCAGTGGTGATTCTTTATATGCTATCTCCGAGAAATTTAAAGTAAGTGTGGCAGAATTACGCAAATGGAATACTACTGCACTAGGCAAATATTTAAAGCCCGGACAAACGCTGACTATAAAATTTGATGGCTAA
- a CDS encoding efflux transporter outer membrane subunit — MNIKYFLTCSILILVQACAVPIEEIPTPVAVPEKFSQAGIASLQQHWWLGFNDPQLNQLIELALNNNFNLISTFNRLEQAEAIAIKSSADLIPSISAAFGGTQTYSSVSDNSHFALGLNTSYEVDLWGRLRANKHAAELDVRVAQENLNTAAISLSSEVAIAWYRLIGQRSQLHLLKQQIKTNQDNVDITKSRFAGGQATAADLFQQQQTLQATIGDQNDVLATIQVLENQLAILTGNTPGMFTISDNQKFPDLPPQPLTGLGSELIQRRPDLRQAYYRVQAADQRIASAIADRFPKLSLSASIDTTAPNLQSLFNNWIATLAGNLILPIVDGGRRVAEVERNKAAAAESLNIYATTILQAIKEVEDSLALEYQQHQLIESLNIQYSFATKANEQIRLRYMYGAMDFLRVLTTQVNLQTLERSRISAQRQLIEYRIQLYRSLAGSWPLPDYQDTVINNREEKDG, encoded by the coding sequence ATGAATATAAAATACTTCCTGACTTGTAGTATATTAATTCTTGTTCAAGCTTGCGCAGTACCGATTGAAGAAATTCCTACCCCGGTAGCTGTGCCTGAAAAGTTCTCGCAAGCTGGTATTGCTTCCTTACAGCAACATTGGTGGCTGGGGTTTAACGACCCTCAGCTCAACCAGCTTATCGAGCTGGCACTAAATAATAATTTTAATTTAATATCCACCTTTAATCGCCTTGAACAAGCCGAAGCTATCGCTATCAAAAGCAGTGCCGATCTTATTCCCAGCATCAGTGCTGCCTTCGGAGGCACTCAGACCTATTCCAGCGTCAGTGATAATAGCCATTTTGCATTGGGCCTGAATACCAGTTATGAAGTCGATTTATGGGGCCGTTTACGTGCCAATAAACATGCTGCAGAGCTGGATGTCCGTGTGGCACAAGAAAATTTGAATACTGCCGCGATTTCCTTATCATCAGAAGTGGCCATTGCCTGGTATCGATTAATTGGGCAGCGTAGCCAGTTACATCTACTCAAACAACAGATCAAAACCAATCAGGATAATGTGGACATCACAAAATCCCGTTTTGCAGGTGGACAGGCGACTGCCGCTGACCTGTTTCAACAGCAACAAACATTACAGGCGACCATTGGCGACCAAAATGATGTACTGGCTACGATTCAAGTACTGGAAAATCAATTAGCAATTTTAACGGGTAATACCCCTGGTATGTTTACTATCAGTGATAATCAGAAATTTCCTGATTTACCTCCACAACCCCTGACGGGACTAGGCAGCGAACTTATTCAACGCCGTCCTGACTTACGCCAGGCCTATTATCGTGTACAAGCAGCTGATCAGCGTATAGCATCGGCCATTGCCGACCGTTTCCCTAAGTTAAGTCTATCCGCCAGTATTGATACGACAGCGCCTAATTTACAGTCTTTATTTAATAACTGGATTGCAACTTTGGCAGGCAACCTGATATTACCTATTGTAGATGGTGGTCGACGTGTTGCAGAAGTAGAGAGAAATAAGGCCGCAGCCGCTGAGTCTCTGAATATTTATGCCACAACCATCCTACAAGCCATTAAAGAAGTCGAAGACTCCTTGGCTTTAGAGTACCAGCAGCATCAACTGATTGAAAGTCTGAATATACAATACAGTTTTGCGACAAAAGCAAACGAACAGATACGTTTGCGTTATATGTATGGAGCCATGGATTTTTTACGTGTATTAACCACTCAAGTTAATCTGCAAACATTAGAGCGTAGTCGTATATCTGCCCAGCGCCAACTGATAGAATACCGCATCCAGCTATACCGCTCGTTGGCAGGGAGCTGGCCATTGCCTGATTATCAGGATACGGTAATAAATAATAGGGAAGAAAAAGATGGCTAA
- a CDS encoding efflux RND transporter periplasmic adaptor subunit translates to MAKRLLRWMSAILILGLALGLSYYWLSNKPKAKRSTAQLVAPLVNTLQVNKIDYPTTISATGSVIPAQTVNLTSRINGMVISVSPNFVPGGFLAKGEQIVQLDPTDYELAIKLKENELAKAQFNLTLELGQQAIAKREYKLLNADLDQQSQNLVLRKPHLALAKTAITAAEAALTQSRLDLQRTKTVSPFNAVVLETNAHIGSWVSTFSTGTPLIKLAGSDNFWILATLSVDKLNKINIPNINAETGSEVKIYFPSAWGKQTYRTGTIKRLKVELEASGRMAELIIEIQDPLSLLEENKGQPTLILGAFVHLEIAGHTLKNVLAIPETVIHSGENIWLVTDKNTLDIKKITPVWQEQGQVFIHADQLPENARIISSSLSTPVQNMNLRIQTSEQE, encoded by the coding sequence ATGGCTAAACGCCTTTTACGCTGGATGTCTGCAATATTAATTCTTGGCCTTGCACTAGGCTTGTCTTATTACTGGCTAAGTAACAAACCCAAAGCTAAACGTAGCACAGCACAGCTGGTAGCGCCTCTCGTTAACACTCTACAAGTCAATAAAATTGATTACCCCACCACAATCTCTGCAACGGGCAGTGTTATTCCAGCACAAACAGTAAATTTAACATCGCGTATTAATGGTATGGTCATCTCAGTCAGCCCAAATTTTGTCCCTGGCGGCTTTTTAGCCAAAGGAGAACAAATTGTTCAGTTAGATCCAACCGATTACGAACTAGCCATTAAACTAAAGGAAAATGAACTGGCAAAAGCCCAATTTAATTTGACACTGGAACTCGGGCAACAGGCAATTGCCAAACGCGAATATAAATTGCTTAATGCTGATTTAGATCAACAAAGCCAGAACCTGGTCTTGCGTAAACCCCATCTGGCTCTGGCAAAAACAGCCATCACTGCCGCAGAAGCAGCTTTGACACAATCACGCCTGGATTTACAGCGCACTAAAACCGTCAGTCCTTTTAATGCTGTTGTACTGGAAACTAATGCTCATATTGGTTCCTGGGTTTCTACCTTTTCCACAGGTACGCCACTCATCAAGCTAGCGGGTTCTGATAATTTCTGGATATTAGCAACGCTGTCTGTAGATAAACTAAACAAAATCAATATTCCTAATATTAATGCCGAAACTGGTTCAGAAGTTAAAATATACTTTCCTTCCGCCTGGGGAAAACAAACCTATCGAACAGGTACAATAAAGCGACTAAAGGTTGAGCTAGAAGCCTCAGGCCGGATGGCTGAATTAATTATCGAAATACAAGACCCGCTATCTCTACTTGAAGAAAATAAGGGGCAGCCAACTTTAATTTTAGGTGCATTCGTGCATCTGGAGATTGCCGGCCATACACTTAAAAATGTTTTAGCAATCCCCGAAACGGTCATTCATAGTGGCGAGAATATATGGTTAGTCACTGACAAGAACACGCTAGACATCAAAAAAATCACACCTGTCTGGCAGGAGCAGGGGCAGGTTTTTATTCATGCTGACCAGCTCCCGGAAAATGCCAGAATAATATCCAGCAGTCTCAGTACGCCTGTGCAAAACATGAACTTGCGCATCCAGACCAGCGAGCAGGAGTAA